The window ACGCAGAAAAGTGGAAGGCGTGTTAACGTATTGTGTTACTGTCCTGCCCTAATCTCACAAGTCATGGACTTTGGGCTTTTTTTAAGTTAGCCCATGAAACACTTTATAAAGGTTTCTAGATATTTTCATTGATAAGCATCCAAAGGACAACGTACAAAATATATGACCGTCACACCAAAACGAAAAATGATGACAGCATGACAGACCACATGTCATATAAGTTGTAACTAATCTTTAGGGAAAATGTTAATACAAAACGTaggacaaaaataataaaacgaCAGCTGCTAATTTTTCCACATAACAGAAGATTATAAgggggcggcccggtgcactacgcgtccccgctgagcgagggtccgggaaggggtcccaccacaagggtgtactgggagcaagccttcccctaccaatttatttggcaagaggccgctcctaagactcgaacccgtgacctcttgatcacacgacaacaacgtttactgttgcgccaaggctcgccctctaaggAAGTAAACATTGCGAAATCTGACACCTACTCTTTCAAGGTAAAAGAGAGATCATCCTGACTGGCTCTGTGTTTCTTCGCCATTAGGATAAGCTGATTCGGGCACCTCCTCGATATCCTCTACCGGCTAATGGAATATGAAAATGCAGAGATATGAGATTCAAGATGCTCTAAAACACCTAAAAGGATGTACAAAGAGATCTTACCTGCCATAACTGCACTAGATGCAATAGCAGAAAATCAATGATCATAACTACGCAAAAAAGCTTCCCTGCCCAAGCTCCACAAGAGAGGTAcctacataaataaataacgtTGTCACCAACCATTCAAACTGCTTCATTTATAatactccctccgtttcatattacatgactTTTTAGAGAGTTATacagaaattaaggatattagaaaaaagacattgttgtcccttatttattgattccaatatttatttattctataataagtccattatgctcattaattttcgtaaacccacgttttatagcagaaaaaatgatgatttaacGTGTGCTGATCATATAAaacgacatgtaatatgaaacaaaaaagaatctctagaaagacatgtaatatgaaacggaggtagtatatatatatatatataggcagCACAATCACACCAGTTTGGTTGCATTAAGCTTCAATAAATGACACTCTTTTAATAAGAAACTTTATGATCAAAATACTCAAGTTTGGATCATCTGATCTGATTAtggacccaaaaaaaaaaaagaccatCATATGACAAACATTGGATCTTATAATTTACCTCGAAAcccgttctaaaaaaaattgattgggGCATTTCAATGCACGATCGTAGACTATCTCTGTTCTTTTGGCCACATCATGCCAACTATAGAGTTTCTTCATCTATCAGAAAATGTGAAATCAGATATCTGGGAAAAGCAATATGCTTATATGAAATTCACTTCACTTCACTTACACGATCATGCATAACTCGTGGGTCAATTTTTGGAAGTAGCGAAATTGCTTTCCTAATTGCTTGTACCATATCACCAGGATCTGGTTCTGCAAGTACAATCATGTCATCTGGTAGAACCTACACTACACAGAGAAAGAGAGTTTCCAGAATCTCATTAGCAAAACATTTAAAAGCAATAAACATAATTAACCATATTAATCAATGAAAGATGCCTACCTCAGGGACACCTCCTACACGTGTACTGACTGTCAGTAATCCACAGCTAGCAGCCTCTAATATTGCTATGCAGAATGCTTCTGTTAAAGAACTGTCATAAAGTGtgcaaaagaaaaataagatataaataattttattgtaaGCATTAATCCATTTTATTCACCTTTTACGTATTAATTACATGCGAGTTTCAATCAATTTGAGCATGTGCCTCAGTGTGTGAGTCAGATTCAGATATTTTGCAGTTGTTAACACAACAAACATTTCAAAAGTTTCTGCTCCCATACATGCTATAGTTCTTAAACAATACAATATTTGCAGTGGTAATTGAAGGGGACTCGTTAATTCTCAAAATTTTCACagtaatattttattgattgtAGTGTTGTTGCCATTACAATGCTTAAGATCGAACTTCACTATATTGCAGAGGAAAAGAAACAGAATACAAGTAATTATTTCCATACATTTGATAACAAAAGAGCTTGTTACCTATTCAAAAATATATGGCCAGAAATCAGGACAGACCGTACAAGAGCATGGGGCACAGCACCTAACATTTCAACTCGATCTTGAAGAGAATGCTtttccctcatctcctccagtcgCACCCGTTTCGGTCCATCACCACCAACAACAAAACGTACCTTAACAAAAATTCACAAATGGAACTATTTATTGACAGGTTCAATGTAATAATAAACATTTGTGACCTGAATTAACCTATCAAGTAACCAGAGCCCACCATGCACTGAACAGTATAACATGGACAAAAACTTAGAATCACTGGAAAAAGGCCAATCCAATAAGGAAATGCCTGATGAAAAGGTAGGGAACCTCGACTACGAGAGCCCTGGTTTGTCTGCTAAGGTAGGGTGGGGCGACTATTGGAATAGGAGAGAAACTTCATTTTAGCTCTTAACGTTCCAATttgaactaaataaataaaaatgaaaacaaaaatgtTTCATTAAGATAAGGTTCCAAGAGAATAAAGTGGCACAAACAacaaagaataaaaagaaactGGGGACTAAAAAACTCACATTTGGATACAAATGGCAAACTTCTGGAATGACTTCAACAAGCAAGTCTGCACCCTTTCTGTAAACCAATCTGCTTATTATGACAATGACAATTTTGTCCCCAATAGGTCTCCCTGGGGCAGGCTTAAACACAGCAGTGTCCACAGCATTTGGTATTACGTAAACCTTTTCTGCAGGTAGACCTGATCGTAACACTGTGTTTTCCTTGCTAGTATGGGAAACACATATAGCCTGGGTCACATCTGCTAAAGTAAACTGCAATACCTTGTTCATGTGGATGCTTCCAACATCAGCAAAACCATACAGTGAATGATCAGTAAACACAACCTTATAACCCATAGTGCGTGCATGCATCAGAGCTTCATGGCAAAGAGTTGAGAAGGCTTGATGTCCATGCACCAATGATATCTTTTCTCGAATAAGAATAGTCCTTATAATTGGAAGTGTTCCATAAAAAGTTGGTAACGTGTTCTGCATAACAAATGGTCTCCAAGGTACATAGTAAACCTTAAGACCCCCAGTCATGTATCGGACTCCAGAGCGATTACCATAAGCATGAGTCATAACGACCACCTGGGAATCATGCCTTAAATAGTTTAAGCAATTAACTCGTATCTAAACTCAAAAGGAAATTAAATATGATACTGCTCCACACGGACAGGAAGAGTgacaccaattttttttttgaaggaaagGTAATACAAAATCCAGATTGTAAGACAATATTGAAGGCTATTGCCAAATTTAGATAGAGTTTCATGACACTATACCTTGTGACCAAGCTTCAACAAGCACTGCGATAGGTAATAAATGTGGTTTTCCACACCACCAAAGTTGGGATAGAAAAAATCAGAAACCATCAAGATTCTGTGCTTCTGCTCAGCCATCAAGGCAAATCAATCACCTGCATCATCAAGCATGGTTATCAAATGAGAAATTCAGCTGTGTTTTAAGCAAAGAAACTTAAGTGTCATTTGGTAGAACAGTTGTGCTACTTTTGGGCAATTAccctttttccttttccaaATTGCTTTTTCTCCAACAACGGTCTTCAAAAAAGCAGCCCTAGAACAGCTCAGAATACTTTCTAATTTCTATTGGAAAAGAATCTAAGGGCTCTTTTCTCCCAAAAATTTGAAAGAACTCAAAACCAATTCACAATTTGTGGAAGATGTAAATACCTAGGGAAATAATAATACAAATTGATCCAAAAATACTGTAAGTTGAACAGATAAAAGCTCAATAAATTGCATCTAACCTCTAGATCAACAAGGACAGTGTAAAGCAAATAAAAGATCAACGGTAAATCTGAATAATAATGTGGAaagggaaagaagaagaaaaaagggtATATCAATGAagttaattaaattaaagggaTATAGGTTAATTATATACTCTCATCATACAAAATgacaggggaaggcttgccaaataaattggcaggggaaggcttgcccccagtacacccttgtggtgggacccctccccggaccctcgctcagcggggacgcgtagtgcgaccgggccgccctttatcaTACAAAATGGCTCAATTTTTATTGTGCTTCacgggaaaaaaataaaatatatatgggATAGTTTTAATTGACCACATGCTAGATCataataaaattattcttgaaccttgattattatcaaagattaatataagatctatgattgagACTTAACTACCAGCttgaacttttagttcaattggttccatgacatggtatcagagcctcttgaTTAATGCTCAATAATAGCCTTTATTATAAGGATAAGATCTAAATATACCTCTATTGACAATCTCATTTATTTATGGAATTTCAACATATAACAAGATGACATGTGTCATTTCAAGCACATGAGTGATTCATGGCGGTCGGGAGTATAATGACACTTCCATGCCCTTTCTAATTCTGTTTATATTTGTCAAGAAATCATTTGAACCAAAAGGTTAAGCTCATAGTTAAGGGTCATACTAGCTTTACATTATAATATCTGATACAACTCTAGAAGTGAATGCCCTCATATTTAAAGCGTGTACAACATAAGCTAATTTTGCTTTATGTTGAAAGTCCATCGACAAATGTGTTGAATAACGAAGCTAAATAAAACAGAATAATAACACACTGTAACAGTCTCAAATCCAAATGGCAGTACTATACACAAGTCATAACACACAATTACCCAAAATAACACTTTTTATTCCCCTGAAACTATGAAAAAAACATTAGAAAAGATGAGCAGGGTACTAATCTACACGCTCGAGTCGTtatattatttttcttgttttgactTCATAAATCAAACGTGTAACTTAATTCTCTAACTAATTTTATAAATTGATATACATGCCAACATAATGAAGCAAGCAATCTTTGTGTTTGATTATTATATTGTTACCAGATGCAATTACTACCGAAGTCATTCAATAACAAGACAAACAAGGCCAACAGTAGCAAAAGTATAAATAAACAGCTCACAGCCTCACAAGACCTTttatctctttttctttttttttaaagaaacgACGTCCTTCCACTGTCGTTAACTGGTTAACTGAATGAAGTCGTTCCGTAAACAAAACGGGGATTCCCCAGTCCCTGCCAGCTAAATGGGGACAAAAACTGTCCCGTCCCCGCCCCACGGGATCCCCGTTTACCCATTTAGTACAAAATTATCGATTATCAACTATGAATATATGAATGTCAAACAGAAGAAACCATTTCAAACAGACAAACTTTCTGCTAACcaggaaaaaataaataaaaagcaaCAAACACAGAGTTTAgaatttcaaatataaaactTTAGACTTTAGAAAACTTACCCTATTTTGTGCAGAAGAGGTGGAGATCGAgaggtggaggaggtggaggcgACGGTGGAGAAGCCGCTCCCTGTTTCCGGCGCCGTGAGAAGTGGACTGACTGGAGATACGAACGGCGGTGTGCGAGGTGGTGGTgcgaggtggaggtggaggtggcgaTGGAGTGGAGTGGGTGGAGATAAATCCCTAGAAAATAAGGAAGGAAGCAGAGAATGGGTAAATTGCAGGAGATACGATTAGTGAATGGTTAACAAAAGAAAAGATTCTATTTTATCAATTgttctaaaattctaatattttaaaattctaatattttaaaattctaatattttaaaattctaatatttcTTACTTAATTAGTGAATGATTAACAAGAATGAGTCCAGATGGTTAAGATGTTTGATGGTGTTTCAATTGGTTAGAGGTTCAATAAAAGTGATTCTTCAACTATAAGTTTAAGCTTTAGGTCAATTTGTTCATTGACATAGTATCAGAGCCACTTAAATTAAGTGGCCGAAGGTTTGAATCTTGACAATCTGATGGAGTTTCAACATATAGCAAAACAGAGTTATGTTGTATATACTTCAAACTTAGAGGGCATTCACGTAATGTTGTGTcaaagataataatagaagTTATTCTTGAACCTTAACTATAAGTTTGCGCttttgattaaattgcttcCTTGAGAAAGAGAATGCGAAACCACTCATCTTATGAGTGATTGTCGACGGTCGGGAGTATAATGGCACCTTCGTGCCGTCTCTACCTCTACTTACATTTGTCATGAAACTATTTGAACTAAAAGGTCAAATTGATAGTTTTGTCCAATTatactttttattataaaactccgcctgtgagggtcacttggtggcctttacagccggtcccaagcccggacaaaggaggagggttgcggtaggtttgtggcggccagcgtaaaacttagccacatcttatgacatgaaccataatataaataccgttggggcgttccctactcagcgacgcgctgcacttcctagacccgggtgtagtgataaatgtgcaagggttgctaggtcgtcgccccgaagcggcgcgccaccccaggacccgggggtggtgtcaaatatgcaagggttgcgggtaaataagctagtccacggtaatggtaggggtaggggtaagggtagtaggttacgctttgggacatggaacataggttctttgacaggaagattagctgaaattgtagatgttatgaagaggaggagaataaatatattatgcctacaagaaaccaagtgggttggagccaaggctagagagatagctccttggggttataagctttggtactcaggaaaggataagggtagaaatggagtaggtattcttattgatagggagtatattgatgaggtagtagcggtgtctaggaagagcgatagaattatgagtgttaagctagtgataggggatgaggttgtgaatgtcattagtgcatatgcgccacaaataggattagatgtgtctataagacaagctttttgggatgacttagaggaagtggtgcaacaggttcctagggatgaaaaaatggtactagggggtgatctcaatggacacgtgggttctaggcgagatgggtttgagagtgttcatggagggtatggttttggagataagaatgaagcaggaaatgatattttggaattcgcatcagcctatgacttgagtatcatgaacacatggtttatgaagagaacatcccacttagtgacttatcggagtggcggtaatgcgagccaaattgacttcttcttagtaaggagtgcttggagaaagagttatattgattgtaaggtgatccctggtgagagtacgacaacccaacatagagtagtggtgctagattttcgaagtaggaaatgtataagaaaacaaacacctcaagtagagactaagattaagtggtggaaattgcaaggggagaatcaacaaaaatttgtggatgagatgaccaaaaaagatatttggacttgcaatatggattcagatatagattcgatatggaataagatggagcatagtataagggaagtagcgaaggaagttctaggggaatctaaaggtagcatgccaccgggtaaggacacatcttggtggacagaagaagtacgacaagcagtaaagagtaagagagaatcctataaactattggggaaatgtaggagtgacgagaactacgaaaaatacaaagaggctaaaagggaagtaaagaaggtcatacgagatgctagagcaaaggtgaatcgggatctgtatacaagattggatacgaaagaaggggaaagagacatatatagaattgctcggatgagagataggaagacgcgagatctcggaaaagttaaatgtgtgaaggatgtggaccagaaagtcctagttggagataaagatatcaaggaacgatggaggtcctattttgatgacttatttaatggagatcgccaacaagatgttggagatataagtatccatcacgatatgataaatcatgaatgcctgcggagaattcaaaagggtgaagtcaaaatggcattaagtaagatgaaggtgaagaaagcagtaggacctgatggcatccctattgagatttggagatgtttgggagaaagaggaatcgaatggttgacgacgttcttcaacaaaatttggagaaacaataagatgccatcagaatggaggaaaaataccttaatccctttgtataagaacaaaggcgatgtccaagattgtgccaactatcggggaatcaaattaatgagtcacactatgaaactttgggagcgagtgattgaacaaaggctaaggaggacggtgaagatctcgaaaaaggaagatcaactatggaagccatccatctaatgagacaattaatggagcactatcgaaataagaagaaagacttgcatatggttttcattgacttggacaaagcatatgataaggtaccaagggaagtactttggtgggccttgataaggaaaggcatttcgcggaaatatattgacatcataaaggacatgtatgagggagtatgcacgagtgtacgtactagtgttgggaagactgaagagtttcctattacgattggagtgcatcaaggttccgcactaagcccatttctttttgccatcgttatggatgaactaacaagttcacttcaagatggtataccatggtgcatgctgtttgcagatgatattgtgttggttgatgagacgaaagaaggagtggagatgaagttggaactatggaggcaaactctagaatctagaggctttaagttgagtcgaagtaagacagaatatttggagtgtaagtttagcggccgtaggagtagggatgcagggacaatcaccctagatgggagagttgttcaggcctcggattgcttccggtatttaggatctattatccaaacggatggagaagtagatggagatgttgctcataggattaaagctggttggtcgaagtggaagagtgctacgggtttcctttgtgatcccggcatgcctaatagattgaagggaaaattctaccggacggcaattagaccagcattgttatatggtacggagtgttggacagtgaaacactgccacatccataagatgtcggtggcggagatgcgtatgttgagatggatgtgtggtcacacgagaaatgaccgggtgcgtaatgaaataattaggacaaaagtaggggtcacatctattgagaataaaatgagagaaaacccactaaggtggtttggccatgtgagacgtagagcgcttgatgcgccggttaggagaaccgaagagtggcaaagggatgtagtggtgaggggtaggggaagacctaagtgaacttggaggagggtgatcgagagtgatatgagtttattgggaattgaggaaaatatggtagtggataggacggagtggagggagcgaatctgtgtcgctgacacgacttgattttcacggttttatatgatggttcatgttagccgaccccgaatcatttcgggactaaggctttgttgttgttgttgttgttatactTTTTATTATAAGTTCAAGTTTATTATTAAAGCCCAATAATCgcttttattataatatatgatACAGCCCTACAAACGGATGCTCATTAGACTTGAAACATATACAACACAACAAGTCCACCTCATCATGTATTGaaatttaatcaataaataaggttGTCATACTATGATACTATGTCAATGATAGTTAATgccagtggcggaaccaggattCCAATTGACCCGGGGCTCAATatttaataacaaaatttttaaaacgtcaataaaaatatatccaAAAATCTAAAACCACTCAAGCAAAGAACTTCATATGCCAAAACAAAATTGAAGCTGCCTAGCTCATAATGCATATCAGCATAAGAAAAAAAACTGCAGAAACAGTGAACCATATGCAAAATTACATATTTGAAATTCATTTAACAAATTCCGATCATTATTAACTAGTAGAGTGGAACTAACATCCCCAAATCTATGAAACACTTTATTCATATTAAACCAAAGAGGCCACAATAAAACCAGTACCACAGAAAATTCAAGCTTACTGCACAATCTGAATTTTCAACCAAACCTTCTACAATCTTAATTTCTCAAACTTATGGAACTTTAAAGATTAATCAAGAGGTAATAAAGTCAACTATCCAGTTACAATAAAGTGAACTATCATGTTTTACACTTAATTGGGTTGCAGAGAATTTGCAACAATCAATTCAATGAAGAAGCTCCACTCATGATCATGCCTGGATGGTCCTAAAACCACATAATCATAATGTTGAAGGATTAAATATTAATCACTAAAAGAAGGCCAAACCGAACCAGACTCAACCAAATATTAATAGAATCAACCAAAATGAAAAGGGCCAATATCTCCGGTTCTAAGAGACCAGCGACTTCATCGACAACGGTCAAGCAAGATGAAACCCATCCACTTCCAGTTTCCGATTAGCCAATTAGGGGAATTAGAGcattcaattaaaattaaaattccaaTTCTAGTTTAGTTTTAGCAGTCTTTCATTTGAAATTAGGGGGAAAAGCAGTCTTCAATTGAAATTCCAATTTCCAAAGCTAGGTTATAAACTTGAATTGAAATTACTAACCTAGCTGGAGATTATTCCGATTTCCGACCAAAAACATATGTGGTAGGAGGAGCGGCAGCAGCGGTGGAGGCTGACCGGAGAGAAACTATTTTCCTAAAGCAGGGAAGAAGCGTAGAAAACGATCAGCAAAATGATTTCAATTGAAATTAGGTTAGCAATATAATCTGTCTTTTTTCTTCCAATTCCTTTATACTATACGAAGTCGTTTCACTCATTAAGTGAAACGAGTGAAGCGACGCGGTTTTGAATTaaggaatttaaaaaaaaaacagaaattaaaACATATAATATGAGGGGCTAGGGTTTGAAGCTTCTACAAAATTTCCATGGaaactaataattttttttagattttcggATGCTACCCGGGGCTGGAGCCCCTGCTAGCCCCCCTCTCGTTCCGCCACTCAATCAGTGATAGATCCATGATCCACTGATAAATGGTGTCTGTGGTGATGTTTCCCATCTCACTTTCACTCATATTTAAAAACCATCCCGAGCCCCGATCATTTTGATTTTGGTACATTGTTCCGATCTGAGTTAGCCATGAACAAAAAACTCGGTTAATATAGCCTTATTCATTTCATCTCTTTTTGTTTCAATAAGATAAAATCCACACTATTGGTAATTACTATAGTAATTTATCAAATAGTTTTCAATTATTATATtagaaatattaattatttctaatttttttagtatttgattttatggattttttttccttcatcttcttcaccaATATGTATTGGATCTGGGTGTTACTTACGGAAATAAATGTCTATTAATTAATGtgcattatttatttttatttaagaaaAATTAATGTACATTATTTTTTGTGGAAAGAATGTACATTATTTTAAATATGGGTAATTGTGAATTATATATCTAATAGcaacataatatatatttacagTTATATATTGAATTATACCTTGTAACTAATGGTGAAatcatataaaaaaacaaagtacaTATATACTGAATTGATGCATCAGATACTTTtagaactatatatatatatatatatgaaatgttTGATGCTATGTTTATGGGGCAAAGTATATCCGTGaacatatttttattattaaattttaaaatcgaATATTATGATCCATAAACTTTTTTTGTACTAATATAATGACTATTTTTAATTCTCGATCAAGTTAAAATGATATGTATTGAACTCCAACTAGAAAAGTCCAAAGTTGTTAACAATCACGGTTTTGATGGAATCATGATTTCTGATTTTTCAATCACCATTGTTAGAGTTTCTCTCTTTAAACAACTGTTTTCGTTATTCTAACCAAACAGTACCTGAATGACTCAAAACcaaaaagttcaagaattaGAGTTACTTAGAATATTATTTTCACTAACTTTATAATAGAGGGCTACCTGCTATTGGAGTGGTCGTCTTGCTCTTACTTTTATTATTGAACTTCAAAGTCGAAGATATTATGGTCATGCACTTTATAAATGACTATTTTTTATTGTTGATCAAGTCAAAATGACCCATGACGGTCTTAAAATGAATAAGTCCACGCTTTAAACTTGTTAACAACCATATTTCCCATGAGACCACGATTTTCGATTTTCCAATCACTATTGTTAGAGTTTTCTCTGGTTAATCTCTGCTAAACAAACAATATTTAAATgaactcaaaataaaaaaaagttcaagaattaaagttgcttagaatatcattttcACTAGCTTTGAAACGGAGAGTTACCTGCTATTGAAGTGGTCGTCTTGCTCAACGGTAAAAATGACCATAATACTAGTGCAATACAAAGTTCAAGAGCTATAAGATCTTGTTTTAAAATTCAAGGATTATAATGAAAGTAATAGTAAAGATTCAACGTTGTAAATTTCCATTTTTACTAGTTTATATTAGCTTTGGAATTGTAAGGGAAAATtgcacagaaattcatcttttaaaaactatttacaattatgtcaagtcataattttagattactagtaaaattagtacttttaatatattttaaagattgaaatttataaattagaagtctagaatatattttttagggtttatgatttatgaattgaagtatataatttttaaattatagtgtaaaatcataatatatagagaacaataacatattaagaattaagtttggtaatctgacttagttgtaattttatactcaattatgatatttatgtatttgaccCGAATTGTAAGGCTTGAAGGATTTACAGGCATCCCAGGCCCAAACAATGGCCAAGCCCCAATATATTTTTTCCCGAGGCCAAGGCC of the Euphorbia lathyris chromosome 7, ddEupLath1.1, whole genome shotgun sequence genome contains:
- the LOC136235629 gene encoding phosphatidylinositol N-acetylglucosaminyltransferase subunit A gives rise to the protein MAEQKHRILMVSDFFYPNFGGVENHIYYLSQCLLKLGHKVVVMTHAYGNRSGVRYMTGGLKVYYVPWRPFVMQNTLPTFYGTLPIIRTILIREKISLVHGHQAFSTLCHEALMHARTMGYKVVFTDHSLYGFADVGSIHMNKVLQFTLADVTQAICVSHTSKENTVLRSGLPAEKVYVIPNAVDTAVFKPAPGRPIGDKIVIVIISRLVYRKGADLLVEVIPEVCHLYPNVRFVVGGDGPKRVRLEEMREKHSLQDRVEMLGAVPHALVRSVLISGHIFLNSSLTEAFCIAILEAASCGLLTVSTRVGGVPEVLPDDMIVLAEPDPGDMVQAIRKAISLLPKIDPRVMHDRMKKLYSWHDVAKRTEIVYDRALKCPNQFFLERVSRYLSCGAWAGKLFCVVMIIDFLLLHLVQLWQPVEDIEEVPESAYPNGEETQSQSG